The following coding sequences are from one Triticum aestivum cultivar Chinese Spring chromosome 5A, IWGSC CS RefSeq v2.1, whole genome shotgun sequence window:
- the LOC542991 gene encoding probable glutathione S-transferase GSTU1, with protein sequence MAGEKGLVLLDFWVSPFGQRVRIALAEKGLPYEYAEEDLMAGKSDRLLRANPVHKKIPVLLHDGRAVNESLIILQYLEEAFPDAPALLPSDPYARAQARFWADYVDKKVYDCGSRLWKLKGEPQAQARAEMLDILKTLDGALGDKPFFGGEKFGFVDAAFAPFTAWFHSYERYGEFSLPEVAPKIAAWAKRCGERESVAKSLYSPDKVYDFIGLLKKKYGIE encoded by the coding sequence ATGGCGGGCGAGAAGGGGCTGGTGCTGCTGGACTTCTGGGTGAGCCCGTTCGGGCAGCGCGTGCGCATCGCGCTGGCCGAGAAGGGCCTGCCCTACGAGTACGCGGAGGAGGACCTGATGGCCGGCAAGAGCGACCGCCTCCTCCGCGCCAACCCGGTGCATAAGAAGATCccggtgctcctccacgacggcCGTGCCGTCAACGAGTCCCTCATCATCCTCCAGTACCTGGAGGAGGCCTTCCCGGACGCGCCCGCTCTGCTCCCCTCCGACCCCTACGCGCGCGCGCAGGCCCGCTTCTGGGCCGACTACGTCGACAAGAAGGTCTACGACTGCGGCTCCCGCCTCTGGAAGCTCAAGGGCGAGCCGCAGGCGCAGGCGCGCGCCGAGATGCTGGACATCCTCAAGACCCTCGACGGCGCGCTCGGGGACAAGCCCTTCTTCGGCGGTGAGAAATTCGGGTTCGTCGACGCCGCCTTCGCGCCCTTCACCGCCTGGTTCCACAGCTACGAGAGGTACGGCGAGTTCAGCCTGCCGGAGGTGGCGCCCAAGATCGCCGCGTGGGCCAAGCGCTGCGGCGAGCGGGAGAGCGTCGCCAAGAGCCTCTACTCGCCGGACAAGGTCTACGACTTCATCGGCCTGCTCAAGAAGAAGTACGGCATCGAGTAG